One window from the genome of Candidatus Rokuibacteriota bacterium encodes:
- a CDS encoding branched-chain amino acid ABC transporter permease, which translates to MEYVTAVLLPQALHGLFFGAALALLALGLTVIFGLLGVMNFAHGELFMLGAYAGIVVIGLTESFWVALVLAPLAVGALGALTEVLTLRPLYRREPLYGLILTFGLSLGLREVVREVWGGDMRRIFEPITGSVPLLGMIYPKYRLFLLGFSLLLLLILWLFFTRTRAGIIVRAAVQDAEMLDGLGVDVPRVFTLTFAGSSALAALAGLLLAPVITVYPTMGVEWILLAFIVVILGGMGSMGGSVLAALVIGEAQSLFSLWMNPQRVAIAIFAIMIFVLIVRPRGFFGREGVLE; encoded by the coding sequence ATGGAGTACGTGACCGCAGTCCTCCTGCCGCAGGCGCTCCACGGCCTCTTCTTCGGCGCCGCCCTCGCCCTTCTCGCCCTCGGGCTCACCGTGATCTTCGGCCTCCTGGGCGTCATGAACTTCGCCCACGGCGAGCTCTTCATGCTCGGCGCCTACGCCGGCATCGTCGTGATCGGCCTGACGGAGTCCTTCTGGGTCGCGCTGGTCCTGGCGCCGCTGGCTGTCGGGGCCCTCGGCGCACTCACGGAGGTACTGACCCTCCGCCCGCTCTACCGGCGCGAGCCGCTCTACGGCCTGATCCTGACCTTCGGCCTCTCCCTCGGCCTTCGCGAGGTGGTGCGCGAGGTCTGGGGCGGCGACATGCGCCGGATCTTCGAGCCGATCACGGGCTCCGTCCCGCTCCTCGGGATGATCTATCCGAAGTACCGCCTCTTCCTCCTCGGCTTCTCCCTGCTCCTCCTTCTGATCCTCTGGCTCTTCTTCACCCGGACCCGAGCAGGGATCATCGTGCGCGCCGCGGTGCAGGACGCCGAGATGCTGGACGGGCTGGGCGTCGACGTCCCCCGCGTCTTCACGCTGACCTTCGCCGGCAGCTCGGCCCTGGCGGCTCTCGCCGGGCTCCTGCTGGCGCCGGTGATCACCGTCTACCCGACCATGGGGGTCGAATGGATCCTCCTGGCCTTCATCGTCGTGATCCTGGGCGGCATGGGCTCCATGGGTGGCTCCGTGCTGGCTGCTCTCGTCATCGGCGAGGCCCAGAGCCTCTTCTCTCTCTGGATGAACCCCCAGCGGGTCGCGATCGCCATCTTCGCCATCATGATCTTCGTCCTGATCGTCCGTCCGCGCGGCTTCTTCGGGCGCGAAGGGGTGCTCGAATGA